In Bacteroidales bacterium, the sequence TAATACTCCATCTATAGGCTGGTCTTATCTACAGGTACCATATTTGTACATATACGAAGTGGACAGTTTTATCAAGATTCTTCTTTTCATAATTTTTGAAAATGCAAACCATTTTTAAAAAAACAGGCTCTATTTTGGAAAAAATCAAAAAAAAGCAAACCCCCTGAATAAACCATCCGATGGTTAACAAAGGATTCATTCAATAAGGATAATAAAAAAAATTTGAATTTTCTTGTCCACAAATAGGAACGGTTACCCTTTTTAATAGTGAACAATTAAAGATCCATTCGTTTCGATGAAAAAGTACAATCAATATAGTGTAGAAGACTTTGTGCTGGATGATGGCTTCAGGATGTGGGTTCTGAATGAGGATCCTCAAAATGATGCCTTCTGGAGGGAATGGATCACCCGGCATCCTGGGATGAGACCGGTGATTGATGAGGCCAGCAGGATCATTCGCGAACTTCATACCAATGAGGCCTCCGTAAGCAAAAAAGAGATTGATGCAGGTTACCGGGAAGTGGAAGCTTTCTTCGATAAGGCCATGGAGCGGCAAAGCCGTTGGATTGGCAAAGGATTTTGGAGAATTGCCGCCTCTATACTGGCCCTGGTGGTGGCCGGTCTGGGCATCTTATTCCAGAATCAGCCCCAGGATGAAGTGAATCAATACATCACTCAAGAAGGAGAACACGAGAAAATCGAACTGCCTGACGGTTCCAGGGTTTATATGAAGGAAAATTCCCGCCTGAGCTATGCCACCAACTGGAACGAGATGGAGACACGAAAGGTACAACTCCGTGGAGAGGCTTACTTCCAGGTTGAAGAGCAGCTTTACCAGGGCAACAAGGTTAAGTTTGTTGTTCAGGCCAATGGGCTTTCGGTAGAAGTAGTAGGAACGGAGTTTGTCGTCAACAACCGCAGCAGCAGCAGAACGCATGTGGCGCTGAATTCCGGTAAAATCAGACTGAAGCTGAAACAGACCAACCAGGTGTTGAATATGAATCCCGGTGATGTGGTCGAATACGATGCCTCCACTAATAAACTGCTAAGTCGTAGAAAAGATGTGGGACCCAGCGACACCTGGCTGAAAGGTTTCGAAGAATCCGGTCAATCCGGATCCACTTCACAATCCGGATCTGATGGCTCCATTGGTGTTACCAGAGGTGAGAAGGTAAATCAAAGTCCGCGTGACAAACAAACAAGCCAGCAAAATCAAGTCCAGGCTCTGCAGCCCGATCCTTCCACCGATGCCTGGCAAACTGCAAACCGGAGCAATTCAAATGCCGGCTCAAACCAGACCGCACCCAACAACCTGCAGGTATACACCGGAGCATCTACCCCTAAGCAGGGTGGCAGCATGGGATCCGGCGAACAGCATTACATCCTGCAGCCCGAAGAACCGGATAATGCTCAATCTAATAACAACGTGGGCATTGTCAGACAGGATGGTGAGCAAAACACGGCTTATATCGAGCAGATCGGGGAAGACCTGGCATCGAAGCAGGATCAGAGTGGCAGTCAGAACCAGGCCACGGCCAATGTCAGCGGCCAAAAAGATGAGTCAGATGATCTGGGCTGGTCTTCCTGGCAAAAGCAACAGGGCAGCGGCAATGTATCCATCTTCGACATTGTGGAGTCCTATAATTCGAATATGTATTCGACGCAGGAAGGCACCTACAATACAATTGATGCCTTAAGCCAGGGTGAAGACAATACAAGCATCATCCTGCAAGAGGGTAAGGAGAACGATGTCATGATCCGCCAGTATGGAGCCGGAAACGAAGTAAGGGGCATGGATCCTTTGGCTCCGGGTGTCATGCAGGAAGGAAGTTTCAATGAAGTGGATATTATTCAGCAGGGAATGGGCAATCAGACCCGCAACATACAGCGCGGTCAAAACAACCAGATCAAGGTCAACCAGGACGGAAATTAAGATATTAAAATAAGTACCCAATTGTTTAACCAAAAACTTATTGTTGAACACTAAAAACCAAAATTCTTAAAATTCTAA encodes:
- a CDS encoding FecR domain-containing protein, whose translation is MKKYNQYSVEDFVLDDGFRMWVLNEDPQNDAFWREWITRHPGMRPVIDEASRIIRELHTNEASVSKKEIDAGYREVEAFFDKAMERQSRWIGKGFWRIAASILALVVAGLGILFQNQPQDEVNQYITQEGEHEKIELPDGSRVYMKENSRLSYATNWNEMETRKVQLRGEAYFQVEEQLYQGNKVKFVVQANGLSVEVVGTEFVVNNRSSSRTHVALNSGKIRLKLKQTNQVLNMNPGDVVEYDASTNKLLSRRKDVGPSDTWLKGFEESGQSGSTSQSGSDGSIGVTRGEKVNQSPRDKQTSQQNQVQALQPDPSTDAWQTANRSNSNAGSNQTAPNNLQVYTGASTPKQGGSMGSGEQHYILQPEEPDNAQSNNNVGIVRQDGEQNTAYIEQIGEDLASKQDQSGSQNQATANVSGQKDESDDLGWSSWQKQQGSGNVSIFDIVESYNSNMYSTQEGTYNTIDALSQGEDNTSIILQEGKENDVMIRQYGAGNEVRGMDPLAPGVMQEGSFNEVDIIQQGMGNQTRNIQRGQNNQIKVNQDGN